A single Streptomyces sp. NBC_01381 DNA region contains:
- a CDS encoding GreA/GreB family elongation factor has product MNGDPRPIGAGARRALEKELADLRAERKADAATLQDTNETGDRADQADELRRLAVIGRLDDRITEITLRLRQADDAGPPSTDEVGMGSTVTVRFSDGTEGTVEIGEVAEPLDPTMVTYDSPMGCALLGHRAGDSVSYKTPGGESAVTIVSLGGTGAAGEG; this is encoded by the coding sequence CTCGAGAAGGAGCTCGCAGACCTGCGCGCCGAACGGAAAGCGGATGCCGCGACGCTGCAGGACACCAACGAAACGGGCGACCGCGCCGACCAGGCCGACGAGTTGCGGCGGCTGGCCGTCATCGGACGCCTCGACGACCGCATCACCGAGATCACCCTGCGGCTCCGCCAGGCGGACGACGCGGGTCCGCCATCGACCGACGAGGTCGGGATGGGCAGCACGGTCACCGTGCGGTTCTCGGACGGCACGGAGGGGACCGTCGAGATCGGTGAGGTCGCGGAGCCGCTGGACCCGACGATGGTCACGTACGACAGTCCCATGGGTTGTGCGCTGCTCGGCCACCGCGCGGGTGACAGCGTCAGCTACAAGACGCCCGGTGGAGAGTCGGCCGTGACGATCGTGTCGCTGGGCGGGACGGGCGCTGCGGGGGAGGGCTGA